The region aattcgaattaaatcaccaaaaaaatcaagaacacaaaattcGAACTAATAATCATCAAGTCAACATATAATTcgaaacaaatttaaaaaaaatcaagtaCATCATGTGTGTGTATAATCAAGAACAATcttgtgtgtgtatgtgtttatagtcgtatatatacatacatctcGTGTGTGTATacggtgtgtgtgtgtgtgtgtacgGTGTGTGTGTATACGGTGAGAAAAACAAACCTCAGAAAATCGAGGAGGGAGAAGAATAATAAATCGCCTGAAAATAACCTTGAAATCGCCTGAAATCGGTGTGGCTGTGTGTGTTTTTAGTGTTTTAATTGAATGAAAACTGTTAACAGTCGCTGGTTGTGTTTATCAGTTAACgacttccgcaatgattcattgcggaagtaTTAAGGGCAAAAGGGTAATTTCGATTTATCCGCAATAATTCATTGCGGAAGTCTCTTACCTTCCGTGATTCATTGCGGAAGTCAGGAGCCCTtacgcaatgaatcattgcggaaatACGGGTTGGCTCCTAAATAGATCCCAACCAACCATGGTTGGGAAGGGCACCCTAATTTTAATTTCTATTTGTTCATCTctttatatatatctatatctaaactatattataatagatgaaatattaaaagtttgatagTCGATCAATCGCTACTTGCTGAAATTACATAATTACCCTCACTTAATTATTCTAACTCTAATTATTaggtcgatcaattctaattctaattataattgatattgaagtcaacttacTCTATTGTTTTAccaattttaattttattttatagaactctatatcattataatttatattaaattcaatttcttctatcaatttatattttaattcatatcgaattctatattattttaatttgCTACTTCaagctaaattaaatttaagcaaactaaatataattattaaggtttagttgatatataatgtgaatcgagttaagataaaataataatactatcaattctcctaaaaaaattatactaatgaacttcgataaataaaataatatattttatttatcttggacaaaaaaaatacattatataattgattcaaactaacacaaaactaaaataaatatacaattcgaccaacaaaaataaaactatatataataattattcagtgtaaacaaaattatcttattgatccacactttaaaaaaaataaaattaaactaaaaataattagtttgatttggtcgaTGTATTGAGCAtcagactaaaataaaataatgtaaatcgctgatccgagataaatcaaattaatattagattaagtataattcgtatctattgatgtgaactaaaaaaatcaaattttaattaaaacataaatattatttatagAATTATCAGTAAAACTATATTGTTTAATCATTAAcattgtctttttcaaatatcttttatagaattatagttaatcgattaaatAATCACCATgctaaattatatttttttaagttCCCAACATGatggagacattatatttttacccataataaaataataatttctttATAATAATATTTCCCCCTTACTAATattatcactttaaataagtttaaatgttctaaaacgTTATGAATATATACGcctactaatataattattataaattcatatcatttaaaattttaaatgaataaaattaagaattgaattcaaaatttttttaaaaaatccgTGTGATGTGATCCGTGCATTACACGGGTTttaaactaatatatatatatatatatatatatatatatatatataagaaaattTAAATAGAATtcaatttaaaaataaataaattattcattAATACATTATTCCCGAGTATTCAAATACAAATCTAGTTTTAATTAAGTTTAGTATATAATCGATCACTTCCATTTAACTAATTAACTagtttaaatttatttttaaatttgacttttaaatattttttttgaaatatgaCTTCAAAATGTTATTAAACAAGTTTGAGCTTGCAATCATCTCCAACTCAAATCATCTCCAACTCAAATCACAACCTCAAAGAAGTAAAGTGATAAAAGTGATTTAAAAAAAAAGTAAAGTGATAAAAGTGAAGCGAACtgtgtattttattttattataaatcttAACATACATCCTAATTTACTACAAATTCATTACCAGATGTTTGAGGTTCTTAACCTATAGCTTTTAATTCTTCCTTGCTATTAATCCTTCCTCGATTAATACTTcctaaataaaataaaagcttttatttatttaaatcaaGTATCTTTAatgtaaaaaataattaaaaattagtaatattataaaatagttcaaatACTTATTATAGATATATTCaatcaaaaatttaaatttaaatttattaaatatttacacgcttattataataaattattaaataaataatatataataaatttataCATTTGTTAAAAGTATTTgctattaaaattttattttgtaaATAGATGGTTGTGTTTTCTTGTTGCAAATTACTAGAAAATGTTATTTAATCTTAGAAAAAATTATTTACTTTTTAATAAAGAACTTTTTTATAATTGAGTAATCTAAGTAGTAAAGTAAATGAAgcagaataaaataaaatatagtttaAAACCAAAAAAATGTTATTTTGGATTTAGGAAAGATGAAGAAATGTTACACATATATGTGAATTTTGATCGAaacataattttttaaaagaatTGAAGGCCCTCCACTCTAGAATAGTAGAAGTATGATATAACAAAATAAATATCCACCCATAACAATAATCAAGTCAAGTCTAAGATATAAGTGTTCTCGTGGAAAAGATAGTCGTGAGTTTGTAATGAATAAAGACTCTTGTCAAAAATTTATTATTTGCTCCATGTACTTTTAATATCTCTTagtattaattatatatatataatatttaaattcattttgtTATGGAAATGTATTATGTATAGTATAAGCCAACAAGTTTTGGTAGTAAAAAGCTAAGAATGGGCCTTTATTCAAAATCCAAATTAATTTCTTTGAAACAAACAAAATTACAAAAGGGATGGGCTTTCTTGTTCATCTGGACTGGATCAGTTTTGGCATCAATGTatgaatattattaattcaacTGTCCCGAGACccaagaagaataaagtcatcACGCGGCACTAGCCTCCCGCTGTCTCTTTACTTAAGCACGAAGAATCATTTGGGCCCGACAAAAGGGTACAAAAGTAAATTAGGTATTGCGTTAACCTTTTTCAATTCGTATAACAAACTACTTCATCATCTTGAAAGATATCTTTGTGAATTATTCTGCAAAAAAGAGAGATAAAACCGAGCCGAGCgagcgagagagagagaaagagagcgagagagagatgGGGTTGCTCTCAAACAGGTATTATTAacattttttttgtaattttgcAATTACGTCGCAATTGTCGTTGTTTTTGTATTAAAATAACTGTGTTTCAACATAACAGAGTAGATAGAGACAGCCTTAAACCAGGCGATCACATCTATTCTTGGCGTTCCGCTTACATCTATGCTCACCACGGTATGCTTTTTATATATGTATTCTTAATTCGTTTTTGGGGGCTGTTTGGATCACGTGATTCTAACTCGGTATATGATGAGATTTTAAGTACAAACGATACCTTACTTACATTCTTATTTTTAACTAGTAGATGTGATATAGGCATATTAGTTTAGGTTTCTATATTGGGGGAAAATCAACTTTTTTCGACACAGGGTTTCACATATGTAACCTGATCGATCCACAATTTGATATCCGTGTTGGGGTATATTACTGTATTAGAGTAACCAATTATCATGTATTTTTCCGAATATTGTAAGTGTGTATTTCTAGCAATTGGCAAATTGTGAAGCAATGTGTGTATACTGTGTCTATTTGGCATAGGTCTAATTGGAAAAGTTATGTTCTTTTTAATGTTCTCCCTATTTTGTGGCTTCATTGTTGATGGATTATGTGCTAAACCCAAGTGTTATTTTTAGATCTAATAAAGACTTGTGATAGGCTTTTCGGCTTTTCCTAATCCGATTTTGATAATAAAGATTAGCAGTGGCTAGATCGTTGGATGTTGCTTTACTAGTATCGCAAAATTGGTACAACTTATGGTTGGCCAGTAGACTAGCATAATTTATTGATTCAGAAACGTAGTGTTCTCTGTGATATTGTTTGTGAAGCGAAATCactagaattcttttaaaggtaCCCCGGGAAGGAGAAGATGCAGAACATGAACCGGGATGAATAATTTGTTGAAATTGATAAATATGTATTGTTTGTATAGGGATATCTGAATGTAGTGTTTTTTTTTGAAGAATGGATTGTAATCATGTGAACAAAATTGAAGGTGGAACAAATGGTTGAATTGAAAAAATACAAAAGAGTGTAAATTTATGATGACTTGTGAGATTTGTTGAGAAATGAGAATTATGGCATAAACATGTTACGGTTGAACTTGAACTAACCTAACATTGAGTCATGGACATACCACGTAGTGATTATGACCATGATCACTTTAAGGAACCTTTTATAGGTGATAGTTAGGTCATTATTATTACTCTTAAGTGTGTTGTTTCTTTTCTTCTTTAGAATATTAACTTTCTATATATTCTGATATCTTTTCCAGTTTCATCATTGCCTTTTTTCCCTCATAATAATTCCAGGAGATAACATCCTATTTTTTCATATTCATCAGGCATCTATGTTGGGAATGATAAAGTAATTCATTTCACCAGACATGGCCAAGAAGTGGGCACGGGAACTGTGTTGGACCTCCTTTTGGTAAGCTCTGGTCCAGCCCGGACTTACGTTCCTTGTGACACGTGCATCCCACCGCTAGAAGGCCATGGGGTTGTCTCTTCATGTTTAAATTGTTTTCTTGGAGGAGGTATCCTATACCGTTTCGAGTATGCAGTCAGCCACGCTCTCTTTCTTGCAAAAGCACGTGGTGGAACTTGTACTCTAGCAGTCTCTGATGAAGGGGAAGCTGTAGTCCAAAGGGCAAACTACCTGCTTAACAATGGATTTGGGTGCTACAATGTATTCAAGAAAAATTGCGAAGATTTTGCTATTTATTGCAAGACAGGCCAGCTTGTTCTGGAAAGCTCAATGGGTCAGAGTGGTCAAGCAGTATCTATAATCGGGGGACCACTTGCTGCGGTCCTATCGACACCATTACGCCTTGTTACTACAAATATTTATGGAATGGCTGCAACTGCTGTAGGAATGTACTGTGTCAGCCGCTATGCTGCTGATATAGGCATGAGGAAGGATGTGGTGAAGGTTTCCGCAGAAGATCTGACTAGGAGGCTTGCTATTGGTGCACTGCAGGTTATCGAGCCAAGTCTCCCAGCTTTGCCTTCTTCAGTTAGATAAGTATTGCTAATGCTTTCACTGCTACTGATGGCTGGCTAATAATCTGCTGTAAAAGACATTGTTTGTATTATGTTATTTGAGTTGTTATGCATGTGATGTGGatctttaattttcttttttatTACGTACGGGCGAGAGAAGATTGGTGAGAGAGCTGAGAAGCAATAGCTTCATCACCGAAGCCTCTATGCTTGTGTACGTTTTACCTTGTGGTTTTTAAAAGCATTATCTTCACTAGTAACCGAAGCACCTATGCTAGTTTACCATTCCGGTTGTGGTGTCTGTTTCTGTGCTGAGTGTGTTAATTGTACCTTGTACCATTCTGGTGTAATAATACTAATACATATCATCAACCGTAGTATTCTGGTTCTTGTTCACGTGGAACTAGCGCAAAAAACTTAACAAGCTCAAATTAGAAAGTTCCAAACTTAGAATTATTTTCATCGATAGATAATTTCATGGTACAATAGTTAAGCATACAAAAATACGCCACTATAGTATGTTGACTCTGTTCACACACAATACAGAAACGCTAGTAAGGTTTCGTACAGGTAACTTTCCAAAAGATTAGTGGTTTTCATGCAAGTAACATATTTAATATCAACCCAAACTTACTTGGTAACTTTTCAAAAGATTAGTGTTTTTCATGGAAGTAACATATTTAATATCAATCCAACTTACTTGTAATATATACAGACCATATTCTTAGTTTACATAATAGGAGACTATTTTCATGAAAATTATCGATTTAGTACACAATAAATATAGTGACTGAGATATAACAGTTATGAAATATAtgattttttataaaaaaatattagaaTAGAGTGTGTTGGCTAGCATTTTCAAAATAGATTAATTGGTTACCATTTTGAGTATATGAGGGGATCCTCAAAATTTAAAGCTTTTCTATTAAAATGATGAAAGCCAATTGATTGTAATGCCAGAAAGTTTGCAGACTTCGGATAATTGACATCCCTGGTCAACCTGCATATTGCTCAATAGCAAGCTATTAAAAGGTCAATTAAATTAAAAGAAAGTGTAAATTTTGTGCAGAAATATTATcgttataattattattatagtAACACAGTATGCCACTGTAGACTGTAGGTTTTCATACAGAAAATCAGAGATAAATAAATTATTCAAATCAATAAATTAAAATTGGAACTCCAAATTTTCAAAACGTATCCATATTCCAGTATAATCCAGTATGACGCAATCCACTGTAAATTGCAAAATACAAACTATGAAAATGCTAGCATATATAATTGGATAATATTTGATGAAAATGTATTGAAAAATGTATTTCTTTTTATATGTCCTCCAACCTATAAATACAAAAACTAGGAAAATTCTAGAATAACTTAGTATTTGATGaaaatttattgaatattttttcttttatattttcCTCTAATCTATAAATACACATTATTATCAGTTAATCACACAATTATTTTACCTCCCtaaaacataatttaaaaataattaattacagACTGTGAAATTTACCACCCTACCCCTACTCTTCATAACAATGTCCAGTCGCAACGCCGCCGCAACTACTACCACAATTCCCGGCGGCGCTACACAACCGCCACCATTCACCACCCGCCGTCAACGAACCAACCAAATCGCGAATAACATCTGCACTTTTGTTCGCGACTGTTTAATCGCTGCTATTATCGCTCTTATTATCATCGCTCTCATTTCTATCTTATCGTCGCTGATTATTCGGCCGAGGACACCGCGATTCACCGTCCTCTCTGCCACCGGCGTCGCCGCCGTCAACGAAACTTCATCGGAGTTCAAGGCGGCGTGTAATCTCTCTGTGCTAGCTTATAATCCGAACGGTAATCTCGTGATCTGGTACAAGAAGCTTGATGTGTTAATACTGTACGGCTCCGATTACGAGTTATCGGAGACTCGATTAGCGCCGATGTTTCAGAGAAAGCGCAATCAGACTGTGCTGAGTGCTCGATTTGTGAGTGATGACGTGGATGTTGATAAAAACGTTATTGAAGGTTTGGCAAGTGAGTTGAGGCGTGGAGTGGTGACTTTTAGGGTTAGGATTTTGGCGTTGGTTAGGTTTAAGAGAGGGAAATGGCTGACTAAGAGTTATCTCGTGAAGGCTGATTGCAATGGAGTTGACATCAGGTTTTCTAACGCGACTGGAGTGGGGAATTTGATTGAACCTAGCAGACAATGCGAGGTAGATATGAGTTAGAAAGACAACAGTTATAGAAGCTTTGTATGGCAATGTACTTCCATTGTTGTGACAAAAGTGATGTATAAAACATGAAATTCGAATCGAATTTAGTGAAATTGATAGTTTAATGACCTAGTGTGTTGATGAATTTGTTTTCTGCTTTTGTTACGGTTACTGAATGGCAAACTACACATAATATTAGCACATTATACCATCTGTTTCTGTTCAGGGTGTCTGCAAGACTGGATTGTGGAATGCAGCACCTAAATTGGCTGTGCTTGCCACGTTGCTGTTAGCGTATTACTAAGAGAAGGTGATATTGTTTCCTTCATAGTTTTTACTTTAACCACAGAACAAACAATTCTTACACTTACAGTCTAGTACATTAACTGATAATCTTCTAAATTTTGCTTTGATTATAGTTGTTTAAATGTTCAATTTAACTTGTCAATGAAGAGGTATATATTATTGTCATTGCTCGTTAAATTGTAATTGTTGCATCCCAGCTAGTAGAATGGAGGATTAGCAAGCTTTCTGCTTCTGTGTTGTAGTTTCTAGGTTTCTTTATTTAGTTTAATGTTATGATACTGGAATACTAGTCAAAGAATGATTTTAGTGCATAAAGTGAAAGGTTCTTTGTGAAAACATAAGGTTTAGACTTCATATTTCCCTTAGTGTTTTCGATTGTATTCTGCAATGTAATGTAGTTTTGGGTGGATTCTTTAGATAAATGAATCCTCAGTCCACAACTGATCAAATGAAGTGTTATTGTCACATAGATTCCATTTAAACCCACCTGTTTGATGATGGATTTTAGGCAAAGTCTTGTTCGGGTAAATTGTAAGATATATAAATTATATTCTTCTAGGTTTTTGTATGATGTGCGCCGCACGAAACCAGAGATTACTACTTGGATTGTTTGCTAGCTCGAGGAAAATATGGTGATAAATCAGTGTATTTGTGTAGGGAAAATATACAAAAATTACATAGAAGGACAAGAAGTTCTTCAACATTTAAATAGCAATAATAACCTTTAATTGCCGATTTTACTTTTATAGTTGAGCTATCATAAAGAGCCTGAAGTGTAGACAAGGCCAAATGATTCTACATCGACCTACAAGCCTATCTTTTTTTATCTGATCTTAGTGTCAGCTAGATGCTCTAGAAGTTGATGCTCGAAGTTGCAGTTTTCATTTGATAGTTGTGGCATTTAATTTAACAGAAATAGaatatcaattttttttattctGGTGAATCTAGAATATGTGATTAGTTCAGTATGTGGATTCTAATTTTAGTTAGTATATCCTCAATTGTAGTTTATCTTCCAGAAGTTAGCCACATTTGGCAATTTTTATAGTGTATTAAATTAATGTATCGTAGTGTTTCTTTGTATAAACCGCGTGCTTCCAGAGAGATAATACAACTAAAAATTGTTTCAAGGGACTAACTATTGTCATAAATATATAGATACCGAGCAAGGCCAAGAAACAACCCTAGCTTCTCCATGCCCAATCATCTGTAGCTGTAAATGTCTTGACTACAAGGATAATGTCTAATTGGATCCGTGATATAACAAACCAAACCAGTTTATGGAGCTCTTGCCATTTATACTTTCCAGGTTCTGAAAATCCATTGAGTGTGTGTATAGTCTTTCTTTTTTGCTGCTTCACTACAAGTGTGAAATTGGTTCTGTCAATAAATCTTGAGGGGCTGGCCGTTGAGTAGGAATTCATGTATATACCTGGTTAGGGAATAATTTGGTTTAAATCCATATTGCTAGATTTAATTTATGAATGATGCTCAGTAATTATCTATGTTGGTGGGGGATGATTTCCCTGTGCTATGTAatattctaatttctgaaatctGAGAACGTGACATGTGCAAATTTTACTCAGAGAAATGAATTGATGGTGTGGCAGTTTGACACAAGTAATTGATCTATGCTATCAATTTTTTAAGTCTTTGAATGATATGTATTGCTTGAGATGGGCTTTAACATGATCCTTTCTCAATATCACTTCAGTTGCTGCCTAGTTGGTCATTGATTTCAGTATTGGCTGAGAAAAGAACAGTGCAAAACCAGAAAGCGCTATGATAACTACAATCGCTTTTTAATGGTGAGTCCTACATAACAGCGATTTTGCTTAAAACTTATTCagataaaaaaaatatgaagtATAAGCTTACACTTTTCAATAGGTTGAAAAGTATATCTGTTTACAATCTACTCCTGATTGTGTCAAAGATAGTTTGCGGCAAATATTGATTCATGTTCTAGTTGTTTCCTCCTCTAACTTCACTCTCTTCAAAAATTTTGCTTCTGCCTTTCTGGGAGGACTACTATCCGCTCATTTGATGCGTTTGTTGTCTTTGAGCAAGTGTTCAAGTGAACCTGGCTGGCAGTCGGCTATGGAAAATGAGGGGAGGTGATAGGACATGGGAAATAAAACTTTATGTTTGTTTAGAACGACTAtaattattttacaaaataaattttgTTACTCATTTTCTCCATATTTATTCTTTGAAATAGTCCCATGATCCATGAACAGATTTTGATAATTTTCTAGTTTACTTTGGGGAATTAACACCTCCTTCACAAAAACTGTAATATTGGTTCTGTCAGTAAGCTAATTGCCAGGGATGCCTCGAGTGATTTAAAAAACTAGAGTAATCGGCAGTTTGTAACccacttttattttcatttttgtgATTTGGGTGTAGATTATTTTCTTTGTCAACATACACCCCA is a window of Apium graveolens cultivar Ventura chromosome 11, ASM990537v1, whole genome shotgun sequence DNA encoding:
- the LOC141697680 gene encoding protein LEAD-SENSITIVE 1-like, translating into MGLLSNRVDRDSLKPGDHIYSWRSAYIYAHHGIYVGNDKVIHFTRHGQEVGTGTVLDLLLVSSGPARTYVPCDTCIPPLEGHGVVSSCLNCFLGGGILYRFEYAVSHALFLAKARGGTCTLAVSDEGEAVVQRANYLLNNGFGCYNVFKKNCEDFAIYCKTGQLVLESSMGQSGQAVSIIGGPLAAVLSTPLRLVTTNIYGMAATAVGMYCVSRYAADIGMRKDVVKVSAEDLTRRLAIGALQVIEPSLPALPSSVR
- the LOC141697884 gene encoding NDR1/HIN1-like protein 13, whose amino-acid sequence is MSSRNAAATTTTIPGGATQPPPFTTRRQRTNQIANNICTFVRDCLIAAIIALIIIALISILSSLIIRPRTPRFTVLSATGVAAVNETSSEFKAACNLSVLAYNPNGNLVIWYKKLDVLILYGSDYELSETRLAPMFQRKRNQTVLSARFVSDDVDVDKNVIEGLASELRRGVVTFRVRILALVRFKRGKWLTKSYLVKADCNGVDIRFSNATGVGNLIEPSRQCEGVCKTGLWNAAPKLAVLATLLLAYY